Part of the Chloroflexota bacterium genome is shown below.
CTCATGATACACCTCCCAGGAGCCCTAAGGGTATGGAACAGCCCCTAGGGCCACACTTTATCCCAGGATAGCGCGTGCAATCACCATGCGCTGCACTTCGCTCGTCCCCTCATAAATCTCGGTGATCTTGGCATCGCGGTAGTTCCTCTCCACCGAGTACTCCTTCATGTACCCATAACCGCCATGAATCTGCACGGCACGATCAACTACCCAGACCGCCGTTTCCGAGGCGAACAGTTTGGCCATGGAAGCTTCCTTGCTGAACGGCTCACCGGATTGCTTCTTCAGGGCAGCGTTGTATGTTAGCAGGCGAGCTGCTTCAATGCGTGTGGCCATATCCGCCAACATCCACTGGATAGCTTGGAACTGGCAGATAGGTTGACCAAACTGCATGCGCTCCTTGCTGTACTTCAGCGCTGCTTCATAGGCTGCCTGGGCAATCCCTACCGCCTGCGCTGCTACGCCGACGCGACCGCCATCGAGCATGGTCATGGCGATCTTAAATCCCTGGCCCTCCTCACCCAGACGGTTGGCAGCAGGCACCGATACATCTTCGAAAATCAACTCACAGGTGTTGGTGCCGCGGATGCCCATTTTGTGCTCTTCTTTGCCTACGGAAAAGCCCTTGCTTCCTTTCTCCACGATAAAAGCAGTGATGCCACGATGCCGCTGAGCCTTGTCGGTCATGGCAAAGAGGATCACAATATCAGCAAAGCCCCCGTTGGTGATAAAATGCTTCCGCCCGTTGATCACATAGGCATCACCACTCCTCACCGCTGTCGTTAGCATTGCCGCGACATCGGAGCCTGCTCCGGGTTCGGTGAGCGCAAAAGCGCCGAGTTTTTCACCGCGAGCCAAAGGCCTCAGGAATTTTTCTTTCTGCTCCTCTGTACCAAATTTCTCGATCCCTGCGCACACAAGCGAGTTTTGCACTGCCATGACGATAGCCGTGGAAGCACAGGCTTTGGCCAATTCCTCGATCGCGATGACATAGCTGATGGCATCTGCGCCGCCACCGTCGTATTTCTCCGAAACTGTAAGCCCTAACAGCCCCAACTGCCCCATTTTCTTGATATTCTCGAAAGGCACAATGCCCTTTTCGTCTATCTCGGCAGCAATGGGCGCTACCTCCTTCTGGGCAAAATCCCGTACCATCTTGCGTATCATCTCTTGTTCTTCAGTGAACTTGAGATCCATGTTCTCCTCCTTGTGGTAATGAATGATAAATAACGAGTGAGAAGTGAAACTTTGGGCTACGCATTACGTTGTATGTATTGCGTTTTGCGTAATGCGTTTTTACGCTTTATCTCACACTAACTCGACCACCATGGCCACTGCCTCGCCGCCACCCAGGCAAAGCGTGGCCAGGCCAGTCTTCAGCCCCTGATCCTTCAAGGCGTAGAGCAGCGTTACCAGCACTCGCGCACCGCTGGCGCCAATGGGGTGGCCAAGGGCAATTGCGCCTCCATGAACGTTCACCTTATTCCAATCTAGCCCCAACGCCTTGCCATCGGCCAACGTCTGTGCAGCGAAGGCTTCATTGATCTCGATCAGGTCCATGTCTGCCAATTTGTAGCCCGTCTTGCTGAGCAGTTTCTGGACAGCGAAGATCGGAGCTGTGAAAATGCGCAGCGGTTCGACTGCCGCTTGATCGTATCCGGTGATGCGCGCCAGTGGCTGGATACCAAGCCTGGCTGCCGTATCCTCACCCATGACGACAACGGCTGCCGCTCCATCGGTAATGCCTGGAGAATTGCCTGCAGTAACCATGCCTCCCTCCTGAAACGCAGGGCGCAGTTTGCTCAATGCTTCAAGCGATGTGTCTGCGCGGGGACATTCATCCGTATCGAAAATCACTGGTGGACCTTTCCGCTGCGGGATCTCCAAAGGCACAATCTCCGCCTTGAACTTGCCTGCTTGAATGGCTGCGATGGCTTTTTGGTGGCTTTTCAAAGCGTATTCGTCCAATTCCTGGCGTGTCAAGCCATATTCGCGTGCGATCCACTCGGCAGCATTGCCCATGTGCTGGTTTTCGAATGAACACCATAGCCCGTCATGTACCGTCGCATCAACCAGGACACCATGCCCCAGTCGGTAACCTTGCCGTGCCTGTGGCAGCAAGTAGGGTCCCAAGGTCATATTCTCCATGCCGCCTGCGACGATGATGTCAGCATCACCAGCGACGATGGCCTGAGCAGCGAACATCACCGACTTTAGACCAGAACCGCAAATCTTGTTGATCGTTGTCGCACCAACCGTTGGCGGCAAACCTGCCTTGATGGCTGCCTGGCGTGCTGGTGCCTGCCCCTGGCCTGCTTGGACGACATTGCCCATCAGTACTTCATCAACCCACGCTGGCTCGATGCCGGAACGTTTAACGGCTTCCCGAATGACCACTGCTCCCAGTTCAGATGCCGGAATAGTACTCAGAGCACCCTGAAACCGCCCAATGGCTGTGCGTACTGCACTGGTGATCACAACCTGCCGCCGCGAAGCCTGCTGTTTTGTCGCCATGTTGACCTTCCTCCTTGAAGTGTGTAGTGCTTACTGGTGATCACGAGGCATACCTGCCTTCGAGATTGTACTCGAAAAACAACAATTTGCCTATTTCACGTCCGTCAGTGTCTGCTGAAAACGGCGCACGAGAAGACGTGGAGGCGCCAAGATCAAATAGGCAAAAGCCAGGAACACGGCTATACGTGCCGCCCCGCCAATCCAGAGAGCAGTGCGAACTCCTACCCATCCTGCCACTGTGGTGCCCAGGATAGGAGCGGCAAAGGCTGGGATGTTCATCATCGTATTGAAGATAGCGATGTAGGTAGCTCGCCGCTCGGACGGCACGACCTCCAACAAACCGTTGAAAAGACCCAAGTTGAATGCTGGCGAAGCGAGGCCAGCGATGAAAGATACCAGCAATAAGGGCATGACGCTTTTGCTAAGGGCCGTGCCTATGGGATAGAAACAAACGCCAAGCAGCCCTAGCAACAACAACAAACGCGAGCCACGCCTTTGCGCAAACCTACCCCAGGCATAATAGGCCACAATGGTCACACCTGACTCAACCATAGCCAGAATGCCAATCCAACCATCTGAGATCTGTAGCATTCGCACCCGGTAAATGGCATAAAGGGGAATGGGGAAGTAGAGCCCCCAATGATAGAGAAAAGCTCCCAAAGTAAACCGCACATAATCACGGTGCGCCAGAATAGCTTGCAGCAAATGCCTGGTGCCAAGACGCTGGCTAGACTGAACCTCTACCTGTTGCATCCGCTCAGTACCCGGGATAACCACACGTCCTAGGTAGTACAGGCTTAACACAGAAGCCAAAAATGCTAATGTAAAGATCAATTGATAGCCAAAAGGAAAGGGCAGCACATCCAGTGCCTTGCCTGTTAATAGGACAGCCGCCGTGCTCATCGCAGAGAGAGCAACATTGCGGATGCTCACCACGCGAGCTCTATCCTGAGGAGCGACCACTTCGGCCAACATGGCAGTGAAGGAAACAGTGCTCACCGCAGTGGGAATTGTGCCCAACGCAGTGATATAGACGATAGCACTTGCCTGGATTCCCTTGCCCAATAGGGGCACCAACGCAATCAGAAAAGCGGGAAGACGCATCAACAAGCCCGATACAAGCAAAGTCCTCTTCTTGTCGCTCTCGCGCTCAACCAGACGGGCGGCAGGAATCTGGAAAAGGACGTTCATCAGCGCCGGCAAGGAGGTGAGCAAAGCAATGAGGAAATTGGATGCTCCCAGCCGAAGGGCAAAAATGCTGGTGAAAGTCGCATTCACGCCAGATAGTATCCCGTACCAAGCCACCTCACGGTAGAGATTCAGATAATTCCAGCGTTCCGATATTTCACCAGGCGCGAACCAGCGTATCGCAACGACACGCGCTCTGCGCAAACGCAAACCGATTTTTCTCACCGGGAGGTTGAATTGCCTCCTTCCACCTTGCGTAGTACTGCTAACAGCTTATTGTAGGTGTCATCCAGCGACTCGGGAATGATGCGTACGTCGGCAAGGACGGGCATAAAGTTGGTATCGCCTTCCCAGCGCGGCACGATGTGAATGTGCACATGATCCTGAATCCCGGCCCCAGCCACTCGTCCCAAATTGATGCCCACGTTGAACCCATGCGGATTGTTCATTGCTCCGCGAAGTGCCTGCAAGCCTTTTTTGGTCAAGAGCATCATATCGGCCAAGGTTTCATCGTCCAATTCTACCAAGTCACCCACATGCTCATAAGGTACAACCATGAGGTGCCCGTTGATGTATGGGTATAGATTGAGCATCAGGACAGCCTTTGTGCCCCGGTATAGGATGTAGCGCGCTGCATCATTACCTGCTTGCAGTGCTTCACAAAGCACGCAGTTATGTGGTTTCTCTCCTGCGATATATTTCATGCGCCACGGAGCCCATATGCGTTTCACCACTTACCTCCTCATAATAGGGACAATTCCATCCATAACAATAGGTTGATTCTAATGGCAATGAGCAAGTTCAGCAAGTTAATCCTGCGCGAGCAAAAGCCGCACTCGCTCAATGCTATGCACGGCATCTGCCAGACCCAGCGCCGCGATCACGTCGTTAGGGCGACCTGTGCCTCGCTCATCTGCTTGCAGACGCATGCCAATGACATACGCTCTTTCGCGCCGACCGACGATCCACAACGCTCGGATAAGCGGCCGCAGGTCATATTCCCGCACCCCATTGGGGCGCTCCCGGCGCCAGGGCAGACTTGGCACGACCAACAGGTCATCCAGTCGCGCTTGCATTTCTTGTGGGGCATCCTGGCTCTCCACAACCACCTCGTACTCTGCTGCCACAACCTGCGCAGGCAGGGGCGGGAGGGTCATGGGAACCTCCATCACGTTCTCAAGTTGCAGGCCAGGCGGCAGTTGCCCCTTCAGACGGGATGCAAACTCATGCAGCTCCATGTGCTTTTGCAGAACCACATCCAGCATCTCCGCACGCCCGGTAAAGCCCACAGGCAATGCCGCGGCAAAGAACAGCCTGGGATGCGGGTTAAAACCCTGCGAATAGGCCAAAGGGATTTTAGCGCGGCGCAAAGCGCGCTCCCAGGCACGCATCAAATCCAGATGAGAGATGTACTTGACTTCATCCCCTTTGGCAAAAGTAATTCTGAAACGTTGCATCGTCTCGCCTTACTCGCTGTCCATCATGTGGGAACGTCCAGCAGGCGCTACTCTATCCGCTTTGTCACGCGCATGCTCTGATGCGATCCTTACCGTGTCATCTGCCAGACTGGGGCAGCGATCCAGGTCAAAAGCAACCCGTACACCGCAATCCTGACAGCCGCCGCGACAGTCAATGCTGCTCTCGCCGCGCAGGCTGCGCTGATACTCTTCCCACAGGAACGCAGTGCTGACTCCAGTGTGGATGTGAGTCCAAGGCAAGACCTCAGCGAAGGAGCGCTGCCGTGTGGCGTAGAAACTTGCATCAAGACCTGCCTTGGCAAAAGCCTGCTGCCAGAGTTGCGGCTGAAAAGCCTCCGCCCAGGCATCGAAACGCGCCCCCAATTGCCATGCGCGCAAGATGACCTGTCCCAGGCGGCGATCGCCTCGTGAAAGCACTGCCTCCAACCAGGCTGTCATGGGGTCTGACCAACTCAATTCTATGCCGCGTCCAGGCAGGGCGCGACGCAGTGCCTGCTGTTTGGCGGCAATCTGCCCCGCGTCTTCTATAGGAAGCCACTGGAACGGGGTGTGGGCTTTGGGGATGAAGGTAGCCACGCTGACGCTGACCTGAGCCCGAGGGCCATGCCAACACCGCCCGATGCCGCGCACTGCCTTGACCAAATCCGCAATTGCCAGCACATCCTCCAATGTCTCCGTAGGCAGCCCGATCATGAAATACAGCTTGATGCGCAGCCAACCGCTGGCATAAGCCGCTTCAGCCGTGCGCAGCAGATCATCTGCGGTGACGCTTTTGTTGATGACCTGCCGCAGGCGCTCGCTCCCTGCTTCCGGCGCAAAGGTCAATCCAGTCTTGCGCGTGCGCTGAATCATCTGCGCCAGCGCAACGGAAAAGGTGTCCGTGCGCAATGAGGGCAGAGAAATCGCCAAGCGCTGCTCGGCATAGCGCTGGCTCAATTCCCGCACCAGGGGCTCGATGCCGGTGTAATCCGTACTGCTCAGCGATACCAGTGCAATCTCCTCATAGCCGGTGTGAGCAAGCAGTTGGTCTATGGCGTCCAGAACCTCCTGTAGCGGGCGCTCGCGCACCGGACGGTAAATCATCCCCGCCTGGCAAAAGCGGCAGCCCCGCGTGCAACCGCGCATGATCTCCACCATGCCACGATCATGCACCACGTTCAGAAAAGGCACCACCGGCTTGACCGGCGGCGGTGGCAGGACAGGGACAATGCGCTTTTGGACACGCGCTGGCACCCCCGCTTTCGCGGGTTCGATGGACGATACCGTTCCATCCTCGTGGTAAGCCACGCGGTACAAGTGGGGGACATAGACGCCCTTGATGCTAGCTGCTTGCTGCAGGAATTCCTCTTTCCAAGGGGCATGGCTTTTTCTGCACTCCAGATACAAGCGGAGCAATTCCAGGAGCACCTCTTCCCCCTCCCCGATGACAAACAGGTCGAAGAAATCCGCCAGTGGCTCGGCGTTATAGGTGCAAGTGCCGCCAGCGATGACCAATGGACAATCCTCATTACGCTGCGATGCCAGCAAGGGGATCCCAGCCAAATCCAACATGTTTAACACGTTGGAATAGTTCAACTCGTACTGCAGGCTGAAACCAAGGATGTCGAAATCGCGCACAGGATGATGCGATTCCAGCGAAAAGAGGGGCATCCCTGCCTGGCGCATGGCACGCTCCATATCCAACCAAGGCGCATAGACCCGCTCGGCGAGCATCTCCGGCTGCTGATTCACCAGGTCGTAGAGGATAGCCAAGCCGAGGTTGGACATGCCCACTTCGTACACATCGGGATAAGCCAACGCCACTCTGACCTTTGCCTGCGCCCAGTCCTTGCGCATGCTGTTCCACTCGTTGCCACTGTAGCGTGCTGGTTTCGCCACTGTGGGCAGGATGCGATCCAAAAGTGCGGTAGAGATCATGCTCTCTCAGCGTCAGAGATGATGCGTACCAGGACCTCCCTGCGGCGAGGCCCATCGAATTCGGCTAGGAAGACACCTTGCCAGGTGCCTAGCACCAGCTGCCCTTTCTCGATAAACAGCGTTTGTGAAGAACCCAGGAGGCTTGTCTTGATGTGCGCTGCGGCATTGCCCTCGGTATGGTGATAGTTCGCCTGCCAGGGCACCAGACGATCCAAAACAGCGAGGATATCCATCTTGACCGATGGATCCCAGTTTTCATTCACCGTCACGCCAGCCGTGGTGTGAGGCACAAAAATGACGCATAGCCCCTCCTGCACACCACTTTTCTGGATGCATTTTTGCACTTCCATAGTGATATCCACCAACTCGGCTTTTGTCTTGCTGCTCACCTGGATTTCGAACTGCATGGTCACACTCCTTGCTCGTGATGCGGAGATGCTTTAAAAATGACGAGGTTCGACATAGTATAGCACAGCAGGCAGGCTTTGGCAACCGACTGCTGTGCCAGCAACGAATAGGGCACGAATGAACGAATGTGTCGCATCATGCATTCGTTGAATGCCCCTGAGTTGGACTACACCCGTACCACGGCACTGTTTGACGGATAACTTGACTTGCCTATAAAATATGGACGACATCCAGTTGGAAGAATGTGGACAATCTTGACAAGCTGTTTGTCCCACCTCCTTGCGACGCTGTGCTGATAGCGCAAAAACGCCTCTCAGTACAACTGCAGGAGAGCACGGAACGGTCAGGTCACCGCATGTCAAGGGATCTTGCAACAGTCCGGGGGATACAGGGATATACGGATTCCGCATATCCCTCCAGAATGGGGCAGATTAAGGATTCCGTCTAATCAATAGTTAGCGCGGACGCTGCGCGTCCGCGCTAACGGCGCCGCTGATTTGTGCTTCGGTGTTTCGTTGGCTCGTCGCGGCCTCGAGGCCCGCAGGTTCCAGGGCCTCGCGAGTGGTCGCGCTGGATAAGACCACACTGTGAGGCTGTTGTGATCACAAAGACCATCTACGAAGAACGATTGTCATCGCCCAGGACAGAGGCGCTGTTTGTCGTTCTGACGCTTCTGTTTCTCTCGCTCTCAACGTGGCGAGTCACAGGGCGCGGCCTCGACGGGTGGGGCATCGTCTTGCTTTGTCTATTCGCTGTGTTTCTGTTCTACTCCTGAACTACAGGACACTCGTCATTCGTCTCACAGGAGAGTCTCTGAGGCTCACGTTTGGCATCTTCACATGGGCAGTTCCATTGGACAACATTGAAGGGTGCCAGCTCGATGATTCATCCCCGCTGGCGAGATATGGCGGGGCCGGGATACACTTCATGTTCATAGGTCAGAGATATTGCGCTTCGTTCAACTTCCTGGAGTATCCCCGGTTGGTGCTGGGGCTGAAGGTCAAGAAGGGTTTGGTGCGGGACATTGCATTCTCAACGAGAAGGCCAAACGAGGTAATGAAGCTGCTCCAGGAGGTCATAGCACAGGAGCGCGTCGCCTAACCTGCGGCTGCACCTGACGCGGCTATCATGCTCGGTTGTGAAGTCGGCTGGGCCTGCCGCCGAGGTCAGTAGCGGAGGCCCATCGCCCGAGCCGCGGCGCAGGTGAGCCGCCATCCGTTAGGCGGAAATATCTGGACGAGTAATGATACAAATGATGGCCCAAAAAGCCCTTTTGAAAACGTATCTGAAGCAACTGACGGATGTGATCCGTGCGGGTGATGCCCGCGAGGAGAGTTTCTACCCTGCGCTGGCCGACCTGATCCGGCAGGTGGCCCAGGCAACTGGACGCCCCGAAATCCAGGTGACAGTCCTGCCTCGCCCCACCGAAGCCGGCAACCCAGATTTCCGCGTCTGGGATGGCACCAGCCGCATCGTCGGCTACCTCGAAGCCAAGCCTCCCACCGAAGAGTTTTTGGATCGCTTCGAAGACTCCGAACAGTTGCAGCGCTATCGGAGCACCTTCCCCAATCTCATCCTGACCAATTTCCTGGAATTCCGCCTCTACCGCAACGGTGAACGCATCATGACGGCGCAACTTGGCCGGCCAAGGGTGCTGACAGCGCTTCAACAGACTCCGCCAATGGAGCACGCCGAGGAGGTCTGGTCGCTGCTGGAGCAATTCCTGGCTTTCTCCCTGCCACGGCCACTCACTGCCGAGAGCCTGGCTGTTGAACTGGCCAAGCGTACCCGCTTCCTGCGGGATGTCGTGCGCCAGGAACTGGCCATGGAACAGGAAGCAGGCAAGGGGCGTCTCCGTGGTTTTTACGAAGCCTTCCAAAAATTCCTCATCGGCAGCCTCACCCCCGAGGAATTCGCCGACCTCTACGCCCAGACGGTCACTTACGGCCTATTTGCTGCTCGCACACGTGCCACCGACGGGTTCTCACGTGTGGCGGCTTTCCACCATATTCCCCACACCATCGGCATCCTGCGCGACCTGTTCCGCTTTATCTCGCTGGAGGACCTGCCGGAGGAGATGGCCTGGATCGTGGATGACATTGCCCACGTGCTGGCGGTGGCCGATGTCTCCGGGATGATGTCCCAATTCTATCGGGAAGGCAAGGGGGATGACCCCATCGTGCACTTTTACGAGACCTTTCTGGCCCACTACGACCCCGAAGAGCGCGAACGCCGGGGTGTGTACTATACGCCCGACGCGGTGGTCTCGTACATCGTGCGCTCGCTGCACCTTTTGCTGAAAACCCGATTTGGCAAGTCCGATGGCCTGGCTTCGGACGGCGTGACCCTGCTCGACCCGGCCGCCGGCACGATGACCTTCGTCGCCCGGGCTGCGGAACGGGCCGTCCAGGAGTTTGTCGCCGAGTACGGTTCGGGCGGACGCGAGGAGCTCATCCGCAAGCACATCCTGGGCAACTTTTACGCTTTCGAGTTGATGATGGCGCCCTATGCGGTGGGGCACTTGAAAATGGCCTTCTTCCTGGATGAATTGGGGCATCGGTTGCGGGAGGACGAGCGCGTTCCGTTCTACCTGACGAACACCCTGGACATGAGCGAACTGCAAGCCAGCCAACTGCCGGGTCTCTCCTCGCTGGCGGAGGAATCGCACCTGGCCGGACGGGTGAAGCGAGAGCAGCCCATCCTGGTCATCCTGGGCAATCCGCCCTACTCCGGCCACTCGGCAAATAAGGGCGAGTGGATCCTGCGCCAGATCGAGACCTACAAGCAGGTGGACGGCAAGCCGCTGGGCGAAAAGAACCCCAAATGGCTGCAAGATGACTATGTCAAGTTCCTGCGCTTTGCCCAATGGAAGATCGAACAGGCCGGGCGCGGCGTGGTGGGGATGATCACCAACCACGGCTATCTGGACAACCCCACCTTTCGTGGCATGCGCCGCAGCCTGATGCAGACCTTCGACGAGATCTACCTTCTGGACCTGCACGGCAACGCCCTGAAGCGAGAGCGCTGTCCCGACGGTAGCCCCGACGAGAACGTCTTCGACATCCGCCAGGGGGTGGCGATTGCCCTTTTTGTAAAGCTACCCCATACCCCCTCCGAGCTTGCGGGGAGAGGGCTGGGAGGAGGGGTCTACCACGCCGACCTGTGGGGCCTGCGGGCAGACAAGTATGGTTGGCTGAAGGAGCACGATGTAACCACCACGCCCTGGGCGAAAATCCACCCCCGCCCGCCGTTTTACCTGTTTGTGCCGCGGGAAGAGGCCGAACTGGAGCGCTACAACGCCTTTCCTAGCGTGACGGACATCTTCGAGAAGTACAGCGTGGGCATTGTTACCGCCCGCGATAAGCTGACCATCCGCTGGACACCACAGGAAGTATGGACGACGGTACTCAACTTCTCCCGCCTGGACCCGGAACTGGCCCGCCAGGCGTATGGGTTGGGCAAAGATGCGCGCGACTGGAAGGTAACTCTGGCTCAAAAAGACCTGCACGATTCCGGCCCGGAGCGGGACAAGGTGGTGCCCATCCTCTATCGGCCTTTCGATGTGCGTTATACCTACTACACCGGCCGCTCGCGCGGCTTCCTGTGCATGCCCCGCCCCGAAGTCATGCGCCACATGCTGGCGGGGGAGAATGTGGCGCTGTGCATCGGGCGGCAAGGGCAAGCAGTAGGTGGAGAGGTATGGAATCTAGCCTACTGCTCGGCTCATGTTGAGGACCTCAACCTGTTCTACCGCGGCGGGAATGTGAATTTCCCTCTGTATCTCTACCCGCGGCGGGAATGTGAATTTCCCTCTGTATCTCTACCCGCAGCCGGAACGTCAGAGCACCCAGCTAGGTCGCCAGGAGGAAATGTTCAGCGACTCAGCACCGCAGGAGCGCCGGCCGAATCTGAAGGCGGAGCTGCTGGCGATGTTGCAAAAGGCGTATAACCCCACCCCCACACCCCCTCCCCGCTCACGGGGAGGGGGCCAGGGGGAAGGGTCAAGATGGCGTACCCCGCCGCACCTCTGGGGAAAGCTCAAACCCCTCGCCCAGGAGATGCGGCAGCATCCCACAACCGCGGAGGAGATGTTGTGGCAACACCTGCGGCGTAAACAGCTCTTGGGATACAAATTCCGGCGTCAACACGCTATTGAGCGCTTTATCGTGGATTTCTACTGTCGGGATGCAGGGCTGGTTATCGAGGTGGATGGGCCCGTCCATCAATACACCGCAGAGGAGGACGCCATTCGCCAGGAGTTCCTGGAAAGCATAGGACTGCGGGTGCTGCGTTTCACTAACGAACAGGTGATGACCGACATCGAGGGGGTGCTGGGGACGATTGCCCGCGCCCTCCAGGAAGCGCAACCGGCGACATTTACGGCCATAGCCCCGGAGCAGGTATTTCACTACATTTACGCCGTGCTCTACGCGCCCACCTATCGGGAAAAGTACGCCGACTTCCTGCGCCTGGACTTCCCCCGCATCCCCTTCACCAGCGAGGCGGCGCTCTTCGCCGAACTGACCGCGCTCGGCGAGAGACTGGTCGCCCTGCATCTGCTCCGCTCGCCCGACCTTGACCAACCCACCTGCCGCTTCGAAGGGACAGGAGATGGCCGCGTGGTCAAACTCGCCTATGATGCCCTCACGGAACGGGTGTCCATCAACCCCACGCAGTACTTCGCGCCGGTTCCCCTGGAGGTGTGGGAATACACCATCGGCGGCTACCAGGTGTGCGAGAAATGGCTGAAGGACCGGCAAGGGCGGAACTTGACGCTGGATGAGATCCGTACCTATTGCCGCGTCGTGACCGCTCTGAAGAAAACGATCGAGGTTCAGGAGGAGATTGACGGGCTTTATCCGCGAGTGGAGCAGGCGCCGCTGTTGCTGAAAATCTAGGCAGGAGTACAAGCGCCAAACAAGCGCTTCCACCTGACGCTGCTCTGCTGCGCTTTGCGCAGGATTTGAGGCGTGATGGAGCGCTGGATGCGAATCAACAGAGAAGGGCTAAGTGGACCAAAATGAGATTGCGCTTGCGTTCGATATCGTCCTTGAGGAAATAGAGAAGGCTATTGCGGCACTTGATCAAAAAGGAGCACTAGCGTTCCAAACCGGTTTATTCACCATCGCGAGTGCCCTTGGAGAAAGCGAGGATACCAATAATGGCGACGGTAAAAGTAGAAGATTACCTGGCAACCCTCAGAACACTGAAACCCGAATTGGCTGTGCGTTATAAAGTCAGGTCAATCGGGCTCTTTGGTTCCGTCGTTCGCGGAGAACAGGATCAAGCAAGCGATATAGACTTATTGGTAGATTTTGAAGAGGATGCGGACTTGCTTGACTTGACCGGGTTAGCCCTGTTTCTAGAGCAAGTGTTTCAGCGGGAAGTAGACATCGTTCCCCGAAGGGCATTGCGGGTGGAACTACGTTCAGCAATTTTGCGTGAGGTTATACCCGCATGAGAGATCATCGGCTCTACTTGAAAGACATCCTAGCAGCAAAGGAGGATATGTGATTTCCAAGGTTAATCCACCCAAGACAAATCCCGAAAAACTTCTCACAATTATCGAGGACGCATATCACGGCAAAGTCGTACTGCCGGAATTTCAACGGTCTTTTGTGTGGACCCGCGAGAACATCGAGGAGTTGCTCGTCTCGATTTTGCAGGGATACTTCATTGGCACATTTCTTATACTGGATACCCCGCCCGAACAAGCGATATTCCCCTTTCGCGTTGTTGAGGGATTAGAAACCCTCGGGGCAAAGCCCAACAACCATCCAACAGTTCGGCTTGTATTGGACGGACAACAGCGCATTACCTCGCTCTTTTATGTGCTCTACGAGCCGAAAATACCTTTGGGCAAAAGCCAAAACCCATATCGTTTTTTTCTGCGCCTTGATGCCTTGATGGATGGCAACCCAGACGATGCCGTCTATGGTGTTTCTCTTGCCGACCGCCGGCGCCTAGCTGAGATGCAAGCAATGCTCGAGGTCGGAAATGTTATTGCTTTCCCCTTGTTTCGAGACTCTGGTAA
Proteins encoded:
- a CDS encoding YjbQ family protein, whose product is MQFEIQVSSKTKAELVDITMEVQKCIQKSGVQEGLCVIFVPHTTAGVTVNENWDPSVKMDILAVLDRLVPWQANYHHTEGNAAAHIKTSLLGSSQTLFIEKGQLVLGTWQGVFLAEFDGPRRREVLVRIISDAERA
- a CDS encoding N-6 DNA methylase, with amino-acid sequence MAQKALLKTYLKQLTDVIRAGDAREESFYPALADLIRQVAQATGRPEIQVTVLPRPTEAGNPDFRVWDGTSRIVGYLEAKPPTEEFLDRFEDSEQLQRYRSTFPNLILTNFLEFRLYRNGERIMTAQLGRPRVLTALQQTPPMEHAEEVWSLLEQFLAFSLPRPLTAESLAVELAKRTRFLRDVVRQELAMEQEAGKGRLRGFYEAFQKFLIGSLTPEEFADLYAQTVTYGLFAARTRATDGFSRVAAFHHIPHTIGILRDLFRFISLEDLPEEMAWIVDDIAHVLAVADVSGMMSQFYREGKGDDPIVHFYETFLAHYDPEERERRGVYYTPDAVVSYIVRSLHLLLKTRFGKSDGLASDGVTLLDPAAGTMTFVARAAERAVQEFVAEYGSGGREELIRKHILGNFYAFELMMAPYAVGHLKMAFFLDELGHRLREDERVPFYLTNTLDMSELQASQLPGLSSLAEESHLAGRVKREQPILVILGNPPYSGHSANKGEWILRQIETYKQVDGKPLGEKNPKWLQDDYVKFLRFAQWKIEQAGRGVVGMITNHGYLDNPTFRGMRRSLMQTFDEIYLLDLHGNALKRERCPDGSPDENVFDIRQGVAIALFVKLPHTPSELAGRGLGGGVYHADLWGLRADKYGWLKEHDVTTTPWAKIHPRPPFYLFVPREEAELERYNAFPSVTDIFEKYSVGIVTARDKLTIRWTPQEVWTTVLNFSRLDPELARQAYGLGKDARDWKVTLAQKDLHDSGPERDKVVPILYRPFDVRYTYYTGRSRGFLCMPRPEVMRHMLAGENVALCIGRQGQAVGGEVWNLAYCSAHVEDLNLFYRGGNVNFPLYLYPRRECEFPSVSLPAAGTSEHPARSPGGNVQRLSTAGAPAESEGGAAGDVAKGV
- a CDS encoding DUF559 domain-containing protein; translated protein: MLWQHLRRKQLLGYKFRRQHAIERFIVDFYCRDAGLVIEVDGPVHQYTAEEDAIRQEFLESIGLRVLRFTNEQVMTDIEGVLGTIARALQEAQPATFTAIAPEQVFHYIYAVLYAPTYREKYADFLRLDFPRIPFTSEAALFAELTALGERLVALHLLRSPDLDQPTCRFEGTGDGRVVKLAYDALTERVSINPTQYFAPVPLEVWEYTIGGYQVCEKWLKDRQGRNLTLDEIRTYCRVVTALKKTIEVQEEIDGLYPRVEQAPLLLKI
- a CDS encoding nucleotidyltransferase family protein, whose translation is MATVKVEDYLATLRTLKPELAVRYKVRSIGLFGSVVRGEQDQASDIDLLVDFEEDADLLDLTGLALFLEQVFQREVDIVPRRALRVELRSAILREVIPA